In one window of Temnothorax longispinosus isolate EJ_2023e chromosome 11, Tlon_JGU_v1, whole genome shotgun sequence DNA:
- the LOC139822058 gene encoding uncharacterized protein isoform X2, which produces MHYLHPKDDWLIYECRKRLGPFESFQLANQVEEHCMNVSTNEDTDDMCDKAIKASEAQKIRNRRKPAWLRNETLASEKEGKEEEVEEEEEEEEEEEEEEEEEEEEEETISKIKNVPKNDIGIFVKKWLQHAIVTG; this is translated from the exons atgcaTTATCTACATCCAAAAGATGACTGGCTTATATACGAATGCCGTAAACGTTTGGGACCTTTTG AGTCTTTTCAATTAGCTAATCAAGTAGAAGAGCACTGCATGAACGTATCTACAAATGAAGATACTGATGACATGTGTGACAAAGCTATTAAGGCATCTGAGGCACAAAAGATACGAAATAGGAGAAAGCCAGCATGGCTTCGGAACGAAACGTTGGCGtcggaaaaagaaggaaaagaagaagaagtagaagaagaggaagaagaggaagaggaggaggaggaggaggaggaagaagaagaagaagaagaag AAACCATCTCGAAAATAAAGAACGTTCCTAAGAACGACATTGGGATATTTGTTAAGAAGTGGCTGCAGCACGCTATAGTGACCGGATAA
- the LOC139822476 gene encoding GTPase-activating protein and VPS9 domain-containing protein 1-like codes for MDNNPIWQSTSANQLDLARVVVERTVMARVYHNALYLNEDGDVYRDQLFHGHINKLAKVVTPNHRDLRISKVYHYECPWSWAQAELVVISAYKTPRDKLQCVFRCATTIMNLLTLLTPVLVYVIIKTNPPSLYPTVQYVGSFYGNRLEGEEQYWWTQFCAAIELRQWINSFSREYHDK; via the exons ATGGACAACAATCCGATTTGGCAAT CAACAAGCGCCAACCAGTTAGATTTGGCGAGAGTCGTGGTGGAAAGAACCGTCATGGCACGGGTATACCACAATGCGCTCTATCTAAATGAAGATGGAGATGTATATAGGGACCAGCTTTTTCACGGTCACATCAATAAGTTGGCAAAGGTCGTAACTCCAAATCACAGGGACCTACgcatttcaaaagtttatcaTTACGAATGCCCCTGGTCATGGGCGCAGGCTGAATTGGTTGTGATATCGGCGTATAAGACTCCTAGGGATAAGTTGCAGTGTGTATTTCGTTGCGCGACTACTATCATGAATCTCTTGACTCTCCTGACTCCCGTGCTGGTCTATGTTATAATCAAG ACTAATCCGCCGTCGTTGTATCCGACTGTTCAATATGTAGGCAGCTTTTACGGGAATCGATTGGAGGGAGAGGAACAATATTGGTGGACGCAGTTCTGCGCCGCGATCGAGTTAAGACAATGGATTAACAGTTTCTCAAGAGAGTATCAcgataaataa
- the LOC139822058 gene encoding uncharacterized protein isoform X1: MDLESNKVFWPPKQVKFNKNKMHYLHPKDDWLIYECRKRLGPFESFQLANQVEEHCMNVSTNEDTDDMCDKAIKASEAQKIRNRRKPAWLRNETLASEKEGKEEEVEEEEEEEEEEEEEEEEEEEEEETISKIKNVPKNDIGIFVKKWLQHAIVTG; this comes from the exons ATGGATTTAGAATCAAACAAAGTTTTTTGGCCTCCAAAACAggtcaaatttaataaaaacaaaatgcaTTATCTACATCCAAAAGATGACTGGCTTATATACGAATGCCGTAAACGTTTGGGACCTTTTG AGTCTTTTCAATTAGCTAATCAAGTAGAAGAGCACTGCATGAACGTATCTACAAATGAAGATACTGATGACATGTGTGACAAAGCTATTAAGGCATCTGAGGCACAAAAGATACGAAATAGGAGAAAGCCAGCATGGCTTCGGAACGAAACGTTGGCGtcggaaaaagaaggaaaagaagaagaagtagaagaagaggaagaagaggaagaggaggaggaggaggaggaggaagaagaagaagaagaagaag AAACCATCTCGAAAATAAAGAACGTTCCTAAGAACGACATTGGGATATTTGTTAAGAAGTGGCTGCAGCACGCTATAGTGACCGGATAA